A stretch of the Camarhynchus parvulus chromosome 4, STF_HiC, whole genome shotgun sequence genome encodes the following:
- the KLF3 gene encoding Krueppel-like factor 3 — MLMFDPVPIKQEAMEPVSVSYPSNYMDQMKPNKYGVIYSTPSMLHNKFYSSPEGLSNGIQMEPVDLTVNKRSSPPSTGSSPSPLKFQTVHRRSSPGLTLSSPSSPLSKFTPSPPGVQPLSMPITIPPVMAAALSRHGLRSPGILPVIQPVVVQPVPFMYAPHLQQPIMVSTVLPDEMETPSSMQVPVIESYEKPTLKKTIKVEPGSEPSKTDFYPEQMSPPMMTSLSPQQVMLQENHPSVIVQPGKRPLPVESPDTQRKRRIHRCDYEGCNKVYTKSSHLKAHRRTHTGEKPYKCTWEGCTWKFARSDELTRHFRKHTGIKPFQCPDCDRSFSRSDHLALHRKRHMLV, encoded by the exons ATGCTAATGTTTGACCCAGTCCCTATCAAGCAAGAAGCCATGGAGCCTGTTTCAGTG TCATACCCATCCAATTACATGGACCAAATGAAGCCAAACAAATACGGCGTCATTTATTCTACACCAAGTATGTTGCACAATAAATTCTACTCCAGCCCTGAAGGACTATCAAATGGGATCCAGATGGAGCCAGTAGACCTTACCGTAAATAAACGGAGCTCGCCACCTTCAACTGGAAGTTCTCCTTCCCCACTAAAATTTCAGACTGTGCACAGGAGAAGTTCACCTGGATTGACTCTGTCCTCCCCCAGCTCACCTCTCAGTAAATTCACACCGTCACCCCCAGGAGTGCAGCCTCTTTCCATGCCAATAACAATCCCTCCTGTAATGGCCGCTGCTCTTTCACGCCATGGACTCAGAAGCCCTGGGATACTCCCGGTTATTCAGCCTGTTGTGGTCCAGCCAGTTCCTTTCATGTATGctccccatctccagcagcccaTCATGGTGTCCACAGTTCTCCCAGATGAGATGGAAACTCCAAGTAGCATGCAAG TGCCTGTCATTGAGTCTTATGAGAAGCccacactgaagaaaacaatCAAAGTAGAGCCAGGAAGTGAACCATCAAAGACTGACTTCTATCCTGAACAAATGTCACCTCCAATGATGACCTCATTGTCTCCTCAGCAAGTAATGTTGCAAGA GAATCACCCTTCAGTTATAGTTCAGCCAGGAAAGAGACCTTTACCTGTGGAATCCCCAGACACACAACGAAAACGCAGAATACATCGATGTGATTATGAAGGCTGCAACAAAGTCTACACTAAAAGCTCCCACCTGAAAGCTCACCGAAGAACCCATACAG gagaaaaaccttACAAATGCACTTGGGAGGGGTGCACGTGGAAGTTTGCTCGTTCTGATGAACTGACGCGGCATTTCCGCAAGCACACAGGAATCAAACCCTTCCAGTGTCCAGACTGTGACCGCAGCTTTTCACGCTCAGACCATCTCGCTCTTCACAGGAAACGCCACATGCTAGTCTGA